One region of Zingiber officinale cultivar Zhangliang chromosome 7B, Zo_v1.1, whole genome shotgun sequence genomic DNA includes:
- the LOC122006645 gene encoding G-type lectin S-receptor-like serine/threonine-protein kinase SD2-5, whose amino-acid sequence MLDVLPHADAKRTAMVAPAHHRRRLVLFLLFTVSPLLLAQEQLDYPSANLSTRWVNNPSQIQHNGTFDDGSQVRSILLRRNPRFYGPTYACGFYCNAACDAFLFAIFAVYANSGGIITNPTTAPPQVVWSANRAAPVGADATLHLTDLGDLVLAHANGTVVWSTGTASKSVAGMNISQSGNLVLFDQSGAPVWQSFEHPTDTLVLGQTLQEAQNLDANVSITNWSKGPVYLTVLSDGLYAFTASSPPQNYYQYTLNGNKSAKTPSYVKYTNGSLDLFTLFATPGTPDITISLPPASSSVQFMRFESDGHLRIFEWNQGWQVTADVLVLDVCAYPMVCGQYGICFNGQCSCPAGGSASSSYFKPVDGRRISLGCSLVTPLSCQSLQDHHLLTVDDVSYFTFRYSGTAAFENIDEASCKQACLKNCSCKAALFQFGGNVSNGYCFLPTQLFSLQNNQPSLTHFNSSAYIKVEAASNASNNSIVPSPPSENKGSSGVGLIIGSIVGIVAFVLGGLRLMYVRRRRRTTEVEEDDFPIVPGMPTRFSFQHLKEATNNFSKKLGQGGFGSVFEGSIGDQKVAVKRLDGVGQGKREFLAEVETIGSIHHINLVKLIGFCADKSNRLLVYEYMSNGSLDKWIFSKDQNHTLDWQTICKIITDIAKGLSYIHEECRQRIAHLDIKPQNILLDDKFNAKVSDFGLAKLIDRDQEQVMTRMRGTRGYLAPEWLTSVITEKVDVYSFGVVVVEIVCGRKNLDYSQPEESIHLISLLQETIKMNKLEEIFSHDNDMKLYLEEAIKMIKLAVWCLQIDCSKRPSMSTVVKVLQGAATIETDLDYDIVTTAHLMRKQRDNYLLDASSTPSASLLSGPR is encoded by the coding sequence ATGCTCGATGTCCTCCCGCATGCTGACGCCAAACGGACAGCCATGGTGGCTCCGGCGCACCACCGTCGCCGCCtcgtcctcttcctcctcttcaccGTTTCCCCTCTCCTCCTGGCCCAGGAACAGCTGGATTACCCATCCGCCAACCTCTCCACGCGTTGGGTCAACAACCCCTCCCAGATCCAGCACAACGGCACCTTCGACGACGGCTCCCAAGTGCGGTCCATCCTCCTCCGGCGCAACCCCCGCTTCTACGGCCCCACCTACGCCTGCGGCTTCTACTGCAACGCCGCATGCGACGCCTTCCTCTTCGCCATCTTCGCCGTCTACGCCAACAGCGGCGGCATCATCACCAACCCCACGACCGCCCCTCCTCAGGTCGTCTGGTCAGCCAACCGAGCCGCCCCCGTGGGGGCCGATGCCACCCTCCACCTCACCGACCTCGGCGACCTCGTCCTCGCCCACGCCAACGGCACCGTCGTCTGGTCCACCGGCACCGCCTCCAAATCCGTCGCGGGTATGAATATCTCCCAATCTGGAAACCTAGTTCTGTTCGATCAGAGTGGCGCGCCTGTGTGGCAATCTTTCGAACACCCAACGGACACCTTGGTTCTAGGGCAGACGCTCCAGGAAGCGCAGAATCTTGATGCCAACGTCTCCATTACCAATTGGTCCAAGGGTCCGGTATACCTAACTGTCCTTTCCGATGGATTATATGCATTCACCGCTTCTTCTCCTCCTCAAAACTACTATCAGTACACGCTTAATGGCAATAAATCTGCAAAAACCCCATCTTATGTGAAGTACACCAATGGCAGCCTCGATCTGTTCACACTGTTTGCTACTCCGGGCACGCCAGACATAACAATCTCACTGCCTCCGGCCTCATCCTCCGTCCAATTTATGAGATTTGAGTCTGATGGTCATCTCAGAATTTTTGAGTGGAACCAAGGATGGCAGGTGACTGCTGATGTTTTGGTGTTGGATGTTTGTGCCTACCCGATGGTTTGTGGACAATATGGTATTTGTTTCAACGGGCAGTGCAGCTGCCCTGCTGGAGGAAGTGCTAGTTCAAGCTACTTCAAGCCGGTTGATGGCCGGAGAATTAGTCTCGGTTGCTCCCTTGTGACTCCTCTTTCCTGCCAATCCTTGCAAGATCACCATCTGTTAACTGTTGATGATGTTTCTTACTTCACTTTCAGATACTCAGGAACTGCAGCATTTGAGAATATAGATGAGGCGAGCTGCAAGCAGGCTTGTTTGAAGAATTGTTCATGCAAAGCAGCACTTTTTCAGTTTGGGGGGAATGTTTCAAATGGATATTGTTTCCTGCCAACACAACTCTTTTCGTTGCAGAATAACCAGCCTTCTTTGACTCATTTTAATTCATCAGCATACATCAAGGTTGAGGCTGCATCGAACGCATCTAATAATTCAATTGTTCCAAGTCCACCATCAGAAAACAAGGGGAGTTCTGGTGTCGGACTTATAATAGGGAGCATTGTGGGTATAGTTGCTTTTGTTTTAGGTGGCCTTCGTTTGATGTATGTTCGAAGAAGGAGGAGGACTACAGAGGTGGAAGAGGATGATTTCCCAATAGTACCAGGAATGCCCACAAGGTTCTCATTTCAACATCTGAAAGAAGCTACAAATAACTTCTCCAAAAAGCTTGGTCAAGGAGGGTTTGGTTCTGTGTTTGAGGGAAGCATAGGTGACCAAAAAGTGGCAGTGAAGCGCTTGGATGGAGTAGGCCAAGGGAAGAGAGAATTCTTAGCAGAAGTTGAGACGATCGGTAGCATTCATCACATCAATCTGGTAAAGTTAATTGGATTCTGCGCTGATAAGTCGAACAGGCTCTTAGTTTACGAGTACATGTCTAATGGATCACTTGATAAGTGGATATTCAGCAAGGACCAAAATCACACTCTTGATTGGCAAACTATATGTAAGATTATCACTGACATAGCCAAGGGTTTGTCTTATATTCATGAAGAATGTAGACAACGCATAGCTCATTTGGATATCAAGCCTCAAAACATCCTCTTGGACGACAAGTTTAATGCTAAGGTGTCTGATTTTGGATTAGCCAAGCTGATCGACAGAGATCAAGAGCAAGTAATGACTAGAATGAGAGGCACCCGCGGATATTTAGCACCTGAGTGGTTGACATCAGTAATAACTGAGAAAGTCGACGTGTATAGCTTCGGTGTTGTGGTTGTCGAAATTGTCTGTGGAAGAAAAAATTTAGACTACTCTCAGCCTGAAGAGAGCATTCACCTAATTAGTTTACTACAAGAAACAATCAAAATGAACAAGCTGGAAGAGATATTTAGTCATGACAACGATATGAAGCTTTACCTTGAAGAAGCCATTAAGATGATCAAATTAGCGGTATGGTGTTTACAGATTGACTGTAGTAAAAGGCCTTCCATGTCTACTGTTGTGAAAGTTTTGCAAGGTGCAGCAACCATAGAAACTGATTTGGATTATGACATTGTTACGACAGCTCATCTAATGAGAAAACAGCGAGATAATTACCTTTTGGATGCTTCATCAACTCCATCAGCATCTCTTTTATCAGGTCCTCGATAA
- the LOC122006646 gene encoding transcription elongation factor 1 homolog, translating into MGKRKSKAKPPPKKRMDKLDTVFCCPFCNHGSSVECRIDMKNSIGEASCRICLESFSTTVTALTEPIDIYSEWIDECERVNTVEDDDA; encoded by the exons ATGGGAAAGAGAAAGTCAAAAGCGAAGCCACCTCCAAAGAAGAGAATGGACAAGCTTGACACTGTTTTCTGTTGCCCTTTCTGCAACCATGGCAGTAGTGTTGAATGTCGCAT TGACATGAAGAACTCGATTGGTGAAGCTTCATGCAGGATATGTCTTGAAAGTTTCAGCACTACTGTCACTG caCTCACTGAGCCTATAGATAT ATATAGTGAATGGATAGATGAGTGCGAAAGGGTAAACACCGTTGAAGACGACGATGCTTAA